From a single Verrucomicrobiota bacterium genomic region:
- a CDS encoding DUF5069 domain-containing protein, with the protein MKVEGLRSPYEKVCGIIYAARLLDKVRLHQAGQLPEGYHKNLGGGFDARLMSFINGDYVKLQERVKQGGSDEEIIQWLLSTFKHPTDFEIEMFNAFLSKRGWRDDAADFLQKRKVEDGFGGRENVVTFFDLIEADEEPL; encoded by the coding sequence ATGAAAGTCGAAGGATTACGCTCACCCTATGAAAAAGTTTGTGGCATTATTTATGCCGCCCGGCTACTGGATAAAGTGCGCCTCCATCAGGCAGGGCAGTTACCGGAAGGATACCACAAAAACCTCGGGGGTGGATTTGATGCGCGTTTGATGAGTTTTATCAATGGTGATTATGTAAAACTTCAGGAGCGGGTGAAACAAGGGGGCAGTGATGAGGAGATTATCCAGTGGTTATTATCCACGTTCAAACACCCGACAGATTTTGAAATTGAGATGTTTAATGCTTTCCTCTCAAAACGTGGTTGGAGGGATGATGCGGCAGATTTCTTGCAAAAACGTAAAGTGGAGGATGGTTTTGGAGGGAGAGAGAATGTGGTGACATTCTTTGATTTGATTGAAGCTGATGAAGAGCCGCTTTGA
- a CDS encoding MBL fold metallo-hydrolase, whose amino-acid sequence MKSPSQLIHFLGTGHGNACGNRYHTAILVKTIAGYTLFDCGEPVCHLLKKNGIDFNSIERLVISHLHGDHVGGFHMLIQGMWLERRKRPLPIYLPEEGVVPLQEILKMGYLDESLIGFKIHWHILKVGVPIQGDNIEAIPYPSTHLDVLKQLLQKKLKKQFQAFCFDVNLRKFHLGMSMDLGAPEDIAPLFSQPVDLLVCELAHFEPEALFSYLKGKPFKKLVLTHIAEEFYNIRPKILKMAEKYLGKNKVKFAEDDMKITLG is encoded by the coding sequence ATGAAGTCACCCAGCCAATTGATTCATTTTCTCGGTACAGGACATGGAAATGCCTGTGGAAATCGGTACCATACTGCTATTTTGGTAAAAACAATAGCGGGTTATACCCTGTTTGATTGTGGGGAGCCCGTATGTCATTTACTTAAAAAGAATGGGATCGATTTTAATTCCATTGAGCGTTTGGTCATCTCCCATCTGCACGGGGATCATGTCGGGGGATTTCATATGTTGATCCAAGGGATGTGGCTTGAACGCCGTAAGAGGCCATTACCTATTTATCTGCCGGAGGAGGGGGTTGTCCCTTTACAAGAGATTCTCAAAATGGGTTATTTGGATGAGTCATTAATCGGGTTCAAAATTCATTGGCATATCCTCAAAGTGGGGGTGCCAATCCAAGGGGACAACATTGAGGCGATCCCCTATCCTTCGACTCATCTTGATGTGCTGAAGCAGCTTTTACAAAAGAAGCTAAAAAAACAATTCCAAGCATTTTGTTTTGATGTGAATCTCCGGAAATTTCATCTTGGGATGTCCATGGATTTGGGCGCACCGGAAGACATTGCCCCGCTCTTTTCACAACCCGTCGATTTATTGGTGTGCGAACTCGCCCACTTTGAACCAGAGGCATTGTTTTCCTATTTGAAAGGGAAACCCTTTAAAAAGCTAGTTCTGACCCATATTGCCGAGGAGTTCTACAATATCCGCCCGAAGATTTTAAAGATGGCGGAAAAGTATCTGGGCAAAAATAAGGTGAAGTTTGCGGAAGATGATATGAAGATAACCTTGGGATAA
- a CDS encoding formate/nitrite transporter family protein, with product MGAEQKPAEDRKIENPTIFGFDSYSPKEIAERVDKLGITKARLPLLPMSALGIMAGGFIGLGSMFYTLVVSDPTLNFTLARVIGGLAFSLGLILVVIAGAELFTGNNLLVMALVSRKITFFELIKNWTIILITNFLGALGLVLIVYYSHHAAMHDGAVGLQAVKIAIYKTSAPWSELFFKGILCNLLVCLGVWMAMSGRTVTDKVLACIFPVTAFVAAGFEHSVANMYLIPLGILLKGSYGEGLTLINHLTWSGFIYNMVPVVLGNIFGGSVIVALVYYIIYRRK from the coding sequence ATGGGTGCCGAACAAAAACCAGCAGAGGATCGAAAAATCGAAAATCCAACTATTTTTGGATTCGATTCTTATTCACCAAAGGAAATTGCTGAAAGGGTCGATAAATTAGGGATCACCAAAGCGCGACTCCCGCTCTTGCCCATGTCGGCTCTCGGCATTATGGCTGGTGGCTTTATCGGTCTGGGAAGCATGTTTTACACCCTAGTGGTAAGCGATCCGACACTAAATTTCACCCTTGCACGAGTCATTGGAGGGCTCGCTTTTTCATTGGGATTAATCCTGGTTGTGATTGCTGGAGCAGAACTTTTTACGGGGAATAATTTACTCGTCATGGCCTTAGTAAGCCGGAAAATTACTTTTTTTGAATTAATCAAAAACTGGACCATTATCCTGATCACGAATTTTTTAGGAGCATTGGGCCTCGTACTCATTGTTTATTATTCACATCATGCCGCCATGCACGATGGTGCTGTCGGCTTACAAGCAGTAAAAATCGCTATTTATAAGACTTCCGCCCCGTGGAGTGAGCTCTTTTTCAAGGGTATCTTGTGTAATCTCCTTGTATGCTTGGGTGTCTGGATGGCCATGTCCGGACGTACCGTCACAGACAAGGTTCTCGCATGTATCTTTCCTGTCACCGCCTTTGTGGCGGCGGGTTTCGAACATAGCGTGGCAAATATGTATTTAATCCCCCTGGGAATCTTACTTAAAGGGAGTTATGGCGAGGGGTTAACTTTAATTAATCATCTCACATGGAGCGGGTTTATATATAATATGGTTCCCGTCGTTTTAGGAAATATCTTTGGGGGAAGCGTTATTGTCGCGCTAGTCTATTATATCATTTATCGACGAAAATAA
- a CDS encoding 2-isopropylmalate synthase, protein MSEKIYIFDTTLRDGEQCPGASMNIRQKLEVAHQLARLGVDIIEAGFPVISKGDFEAVSMIAKEVRGPVITGLARCVTKDIDAAGEAVKAAGKNGRIHVFLGTSKIHREFKFGKAQDEILKLAVEGVKRARSHVKNIEFSPEDASRTEVDFLKKIVEAVIAAGATTINLPDTVGYAAPEEYGKIFKYLIENCKGGRDVIFSTHCHNDLGMAVANSLSAVQNGARQVECTINGIGERAGNAALEEIVMAIKTRKDYFRNLRMDIDLKEIVKTSRLVSRMTGFLIQRNKAIVGENAFAHSSGIHQDGIIKKRETYEIMDPKLVGWGETELPLTKHSGRHAMVIRLKHLGFRLSDAEINDVFTRFKEIGDRKKFVYDDDLAALVGGQFAGREAYKLDYICVTSGSKTVPTATVRLLHKDKISLQDSGTGDGAVDAAMKTIDRLTGVHGNLVEYAVRATTEGKDAMGEVTIKVDFGDGELVTGKGASTDVIEASARAYLNAVNRHVFESPAKKGKKKIVNPQP, encoded by the coding sequence ATGAGCGAGAAGATTTATATATTTGATACAACATTAAGGGACGGAGAACAGTGTCCCGGGGCAAGTATGAATATTCGGCAAAAGCTGGAGGTGGCCCATCAGTTAGCGAGACTGGGTGTGGACATCATTGAGGCTGGTTTTCCGGTCATCAGTAAAGGGGATTTCGAGGCTGTCTCCATGATTGCTAAGGAGGTAAGGGGACCTGTGATTACCGGTCTGGCACGTTGTGTGACTAAAGATATCGATGCGGCCGGGGAAGCGGTAAAGGCAGCCGGTAAAAACGGAAGGATTCACGTTTTTTTAGGTACATCTAAAATCCACCGTGAATTCAAATTTGGCAAAGCCCAGGATGAAATATTAAAGTTGGCTGTGGAAGGCGTTAAACGTGCCCGTTCGCATGTGAAGAATATCGAGTTTTCCCCCGAAGATGCTTCACGCACAGAAGTTGATTTTTTAAAGAAAATCGTTGAAGCCGTCATTGCCGCTGGCGCGACCACAATCAATTTACCTGACACAGTGGGTTACGCAGCTCCCGAGGAATACGGTAAAATATTCAAGTACCTGATCGAAAATTGCAAGGGAGGGCGTGATGTTATTTTCAGCACCCATTGCCATAATGACTTGGGGATGGCAGTGGCGAACTCATTGTCAGCCGTTCAAAATGGGGCTCGTCAGGTGGAATGTACGATCAATGGAATCGGTGAACGTGCCGGTAATGCCGCTTTGGAAGAGATTGTCATGGCGATAAAAACCCGGAAAGATTATTTCCGCAATTTGCGTATGGATATCGATCTGAAAGAAATTGTGAAGACCTCCCGTTTGGTCTCCCGGATGACCGGTTTCCTGATTCAACGGAATAAAGCGATTGTCGGTGAAAACGCTTTTGCCCACAGCTCAGGCATCCATCAGGACGGGATTATTAAGAAACGCGAGACCTATGAGATTATGGATCCGAAATTAGTCGGCTGGGGGGAGACTGAGCTGCCCCTGACCAAACACAGTGGACGCCATGCAATGGTCATCCGCCTGAAGCACTTAGGATTCCGCTTGAGTGACGCTGAAATAAACGATGTTTTCACGCGGTTTAAAGAGATTGGTGACCGTAAAAAATTCGTTTATGATGATGATTTAGCTGCCTTGGTAGGGGGGCAATTTGCAGGGCGCGAAGCTTATAAACTGGATTATATCTGCGTGACGAGTGGTTCAAAGACTGTTCCCACTGCCACTGTGAGGTTGTTGCACAAGGATAAAATCTCTTTGCAGGATTCCGGAACGGGGGATGGGGCTGTCGATGCTGCCATGAAAACGATTGACCGCCTGACCGGGGTTCATGGGAATCTGGTCGAGTATGCGGTTCGAGCCACCACCGAAGGCAAGGATGCCATGGGTGAAGTCACGATCAAAGTGGATTTTGGCGACGGGGAATTAGTCACCGGCAAAGGAGCCAGCACGGATGTCATTGAAGCCAGTGCCCGGGCATATTTGAATGCAGTGAACCGCCATGTATTTGAAAGCCCGGCTAAAAAGGGTAAAAAGAAGATCGTTAATCCACAACCCTAG
- a CDS encoding RDD family protein, protein MGWYYFDGKTQHGPVTDDELRAIAKTPIFTPETLVWQEGLADWIPFQKAFPEISPKKSKATFKSDQDSSTPLQSGQHVCAITGNIYTESDMIRFGEVWVSKDNKDKYLRYLLQNGHIPGTVDHYAGFGVRALALTIDQLILCIPGVFLFWGMGGWTEIQNMFNAISAGGEVDPVALQQKFYLYWVIILLITSAYFIFFTGKYSASPGKIICRIKVVKADGTPIGYGLSTFRYLASLVSSAIFYLGYLSVFCDNQERTLHDFLCNTRVIKID, encoded by the coding sequence ATGGGATGGTATTACTTCGACGGAAAAACACAACATGGTCCTGTCACTGATGATGAACTGCGTGCAATAGCGAAAACACCCATTTTCACCCCTGAAACCTTGGTTTGGCAAGAGGGTTTAGCCGACTGGATACCATTTCAAAAGGCATTTCCAGAAATTTCTCCAAAAAAATCCAAGGCTACATTTAAATCAGATCAGGATTCCTCTACCCCTCTCCAGTCCGGTCAACACGTCTGTGCAATTACCGGAAATATATATACCGAAAGCGATATGATCCGTTTCGGTGAAGTGTGGGTGAGTAAAGATAACAAGGATAAATATTTACGTTACCTTCTCCAAAATGGGCATATTCCCGGCACCGTCGACCATTATGCTGGTTTTGGAGTCCGTGCTCTGGCACTGACGATCGATCAATTAATCCTTTGTATTCCGGGAGTTTTCCTGTTTTGGGGAATGGGTGGCTGGACGGAAATTCAAAATATGTTTAATGCGATTAGTGCGGGTGGTGAGGTCGATCCGGTAGCCTTGCAGCAAAAATTTTATCTTTATTGGGTTATCATCCTTTTGATTACCTCGGCTTACTTCATTTTCTTTACTGGAAAATATAGTGCCAGTCCGGGGAAAATTATTTGCAGGATAAAGGTCGTGAAGGCAGACGGCACTCCGATTGGTTATGGACTTTCCACCTTCCGATACTTGGCGAGTTTAGTCTCCAGTGCCATCTTTTATCTCGGATACTTGAGTGTCTTCTGCGATAATCAAGAGCGGACATTACACGATTTTCTGTGTAATACCCGCGTAATCAAAATAGACTAG
- a CDS encoding fatty acid hydroxylase: MTHWIFWQILGFFGAVVYASFFEWTLHRYIMHKNWSFFSYPFRSHAIVHHTVFKADATYHVQKETDKRIVPMAWWNAPILWSLHIPLFLFVQYLIGAPIFWGMMAAMICYYFTYEYMHWCMHIPKNRHVEHSPIYFRLNGHHLLHHRYMHKNYNVVMPLADLLLGTLLLRSPISFAQPIGHCIPHVQPKEKKLTKVAVGNS, encoded by the coding sequence ATGACACATTGGATATTTTGGCAGATACTTGGTTTTTTTGGAGCAGTCGTTTATGCGAGTTTTTTTGAATGGACTTTGCACCGTTATATCATGCATAAAAACTGGAGTTTTTTTTCGTATCCATTCCGTTCTCATGCAATCGTCCATCACACTGTTTTTAAGGCAGACGCTACTTATCACGTTCAAAAAGAAACGGATAAACGCATTGTCCCAATGGCATGGTGGAATGCCCCGATCCTGTGGTCATTACATATACCCCTATTCCTGTTTGTCCAATATCTCATCGGAGCTCCCATATTTTGGGGGATGATGGCGGCGATGATCTGTTATTATTTCACTTATGAATACATGCATTGGTGTATGCATATCCCGAAAAACCGGCATGTAGAGCATTCACCCATTTATTTTCGGTTAAACGGGCATCATCTTCTTCACCACCGTTATATGCATAAAAATTATAATGTCGTGATGCCTTTAGCTGATCTTTTACTGGGCACTTTACTTTTGCGTTCCCCCATTTCCTTCGCTCAGCCTATAGGACACTGTATTCCTCATGTACAGCCAAAGGAGAAGAAGCTCACAAAAGTAGCAGTAGGAAACTCCTAG